A segment of the Phorcysia thermohydrogeniphila genome:
ACGACTTTCTCCATTTGCGGTAGAGGGAAGGAAGCACCTTCAAGTTCCCCTTCCATGCTCAGTTCAAAGGAGTAGTCTCCAAAGGTACACGTCTCAGAAGCGGAAAAAGCGTTAACAGAGGAGATATCCACTCCCTCAAGAACTGCTTCCCTGTCGTTAGGATGATAGGAAATGTCAACTTCTAAGAGCTCTCCCCTTAACTGCTCAACCTTTAGGTAATCTGGAAGAGAATCACCCAAGAAGTAGTTATTTACCATCTCTACCTTTACGCCGTCCTCCTTTGGACGCGTAAGGGAGAAGTTTGCAAAGTAGCCACTCCCAAGCCTATGTTGAGAAACTTGGTACGTCCCGTCAACTTCTGTACTTAAAAGGGAATAAACGTTCTCAGAGTAGCTCGCAAAGACTTCCACCTTCTCACCAGCATCAAGCCCTACCACACCAAAGCTCTTTGGAGGAACAAACTCTCCGTAGTCAAGGATAAAGGAGGAAGTATCTAAGTCCCTCACCGTATAGGCCTTCTTGCTACTTTCGTCAAAGAGAATAAAGCTAAAGAATCCGTTGTCCTGAAGGGGTACTGAAAGGTCACAGAGAACCTTTTCTCCTTCTGAAACACAACTACCCTCTGCTCCTATGACTTTTAAAGAAGCCTCTGAAGGAGTATTCTCAACTACAACCTGAACTCGCCTGAAACCTCCCAAGGACACGGGCATCATCTCCTTCCAGAATGAATCTACAAAATCGTTCAAGAAGTACTGTTTACCCTCAACGTTCCTAAGCACAAAGGTCTTAACCCTTACCTTCCCGGTGAGCTCCTTGTAGGAAACCTTTCCGTCTTTGTCTTGGTCGTAAAGCCTTCCAAAACTCCTGTAAACCTCTTCCTCGTCAACAAAGCCATCAAGGTTTTCGTCCGTTATTTTGAGTCTCCAACTTCCAAGCTCATCTTTTGGAATTCTCCTTGAAGCTATCCAAGAAAAAGCTTTGTCAAGAACATCTTCACACTCGCCAGCAGGACACTTCTCCTTGGCTACGGTTGCTACCAAGTATTCAAAAGCGACGCCTTTTGGAACTATAACCTCGGGAGGAATCGTCACCGCCAAGTTAAGACCGGAAGTCGGTAGCTTTCCAAAGTAAACAGCTCCAAATTCTCCAGAAACCTTAGTATCAACGTAACTGTAGTCATCGCTATAGAGGGTAGCGTATATTCCTTCCGCTCCTAAGTGAACTACCATCTGCCTTCCAGCGTCCAAGTTAACAACAGTTACTTCAGAAGACGAGTAAATAACATCCTTTCCGTCGCTAACTACCACACCAACCTTGTAAACGCCGGAGGAATCAAAGGTGTAGTAAAAGTCGTTGTCCCCGCTAAAAACTTTTTCGCCGTTTATAAGCCAAGTGTAACTTAGCTTATCCCCGTCTGGGTCAAGGGCCCTTACCTTAAACTTAAAGGGTACTCCGGCTTCCAGTTCAAGCCTTGGAGGAAGGGGAAGGAGGAACTTCGGAGGAAGGTTTGAAATGCCCGCAAAGAGAGAAACCGTTCCAGAAGTTACGGAGCTCCCTCCCTCAACTTTCACGGTAAGAAGGTGCTCTCCTTCTCCAAAATTTAAAGCCCCCTCTAAGAGACACTCAAAGTAACCTTCTGCTGTCTTTCCGCAGTCCTGTGAAGGAATCAGGACTCTCTCCCCCTCTAACAGCGTAGCGTAAACTCTTTCAAGCTGGGGAGCGTAAACGAGAGCTCTCACCCTTAGTGTATCTCCACTCTGGAAGATGTCAGGCTCAAGGTTTAGTGAGACAATCTGGAGGGTTTCTCCATCGCTGACGTGAACATTTATCCTTTCTTCCACACTGTTGCCGTTCCTATCGTCAATGACAAAGGAGAGTTCGTAATCGCCAGAACTTGGAAAGCTACAGGTTGCCACTCCTTTCTCGTTAACTTCAAAGCTACAGTAGGGATTGGCACTCCTATAAGAAATCGGGTCTCCATCTGGGTCGTAGGCGTAAAAGACCAACTTATAAATATTGCCAACTTTAAGGGAATCTCTGGAAACTACTTTTCCGTCGGAGTCTAAAAAGTTGTAGCCGTTAATGACAGGCGGAGAGCTCCCCGAAACTACGTTAAACTCTTCCTCAACTTTAAACATTTCAAAGGCATCGCCAACGTTGGCCGAAACCTTGTAGCTTCCCGGCTCAGTAGGAGTACAGTAAGCAGTAACGAAGAGAGCTCCTTCAAAATCCTCCCCTTCTATTACTCTTGCCCTTTTATCTCCACACATAAAATCTTTTAGTCTAATTTCATCCCCGTCAGGGTCATAAGCGTAAAGGAGAATGTAGAGATTGCTTCCAGCCTTTACTTCCTTGGGATAAACTGTCATTTCAACCTTCGGAGGCGTATTTGTAAGCGTCAAGGAGAAAAACCTGTCAAGAGGGGTAACCTCCTTTGTTACAGAGGAAAGGCCGACCCCAAAGGCCGTGTAAACCTTTTCCGGAACTACCTTAAAAGTGGCCATTCCGTTCTCGTCGGTTTTCCTGCACTCATAAAAACCAAAGTTCCTCTCCTTAAGGCAGACTTCGGCCTCCTTGACTGGATATCCGCTACTGTCCCTTGCCACTACAATGGCATCAACTGTGGAGGAGGGAACCTTTACTCTGAAGAGACAGGAGCATCCACTCAAAGAGCCGGAAGGAAGAGCTGACAAATCTAAGGAAACGGGCATAGAAAGAGATGAAGGTTCAAAGTACCTGAAAGTTATACCTTCGCTCGTAGCTTCTTCTCCCAGAGAGGAGCAGTTTGAAGGCCTCTTTGTGAAAGGAACTTGGAGTCTTGCAATCCCTTCCTCGTTAGAAAAGGCTACTGAGTAAAAACCTCCCTTGAAAACCTCAAAAGACGCTCCAGCTACAGGCTCTCCGCTTTCGTTCTCTGTAAAGAAACAGACGGTTACCTCACTTTCCTTTAAGGGATAAGCAACAGCGTAAAAGGTTACACCCTCACCCTGCTTTCCGCACAGCTTCACCCAGTAAGAGGAACCATCCTGAAGGGAGGAACAGTCAACCGCTCCCCCAGAAGAGTCCACAATGTCACCGTTCCCAAGGTATCTCCACTTGCCGGTCTCCGAAGAAAAGTAGTAAACCGGCACTTGACAGCCACTTTTTGGGTCAACATCTCCGTTCTTCCGTATCTCTTCTATAGCTTTTGGAGAAAGTTTTTGTCTTATGGTGTAAGGACAGGTAAACTCGTCTGCAAATTCTACGACCTCGCCCCTTTGATTTTTTAGCTCTAAGGAGAGGAGACTTAAAACTTCTAAAGGTCTTCCGTCAATTTCAAGTTTTCCGGGAGCTTGGGGGAGCTCCCCTTCTAAGTTGTAATTTTTGTAGAAAACGTTAAGGAGGGTAGTATCCTCCTCAATGGCCAGCGGTGAAAAGTCAACTTTTACTTCTGAGTTACCAACTTCAAGCCCCCTAAGACTCCTCAAGACCGGCTGAACTTCTACAGAGACCGGCAGGAGTTCAACGTTAACGTTTAGCTCAGAATTGGGGGAGAGCTCCAAAACCTTGTAGTAAGGAGCGTAACCTTCCTTTTCAACTATAAGCTCTGCTAAAGCTCCCTGTTCTGGTATTTCTATACTCTTTATGAAAAACTCCCCGTTTAGGGTTGCAGAAAGGTATATCTTGTCCTCAGAGTGCTTACCTTCAAACACGCCGTTCCTGTTAAAGTCAACAATTAGCTTAACTCT
Coding sequences within it:
- a CDS encoding PKD domain-containing protein, which encodes MKRWWKAFPVFLLFFAFSCGASIKEEETPPPPQEVPTVTTDLAGSVKALNRGEEEKVSAARVKLIVDFNRNGVFEGKHSEDKIYLSATLNGEFFIKSIEIPEQGALAELIVEKEGYAPYYKVLELSPNSELNVNVELLPVSVEVQPVLRSLRGLEVGNSEVKVDFSPLAIEEDTTLLNVFYKNYNLEGELPQAPGKLEIDGRPLEVLSLLSLELKNQRGEVVEFADEFTCPYTIRQKLSPKAIEEIRKNGDVDPKSGCQVPVYYFSSETGKWRYLGNGDIVDSSGGAVDCSSLQDGSSYWVKLCGKQGEGVTFYAVAYPLKESEVTVCFFTENESGEPVAGASFEVFKGGFYSVAFSNEEGIARLQVPFTKRPSNCSSLGEEATSEGITFRYFEPSSLSMPVSLDLSALPSGSLSGCSCLFRVKVPSSTVDAIVVARDSSGYPVKEAEVCLKERNFGFYECRKTDENGMATFKVVPEKVYTAFGVGLSSVTKEVTPLDRFFSLTLTNTPPKVEMTVYPKEVKAGSNLYILLYAYDPDGDEIRLKDFMCGDKRARVIEGEDFEGALFVTAYCTPTEPGSYKVSANVGDAFEMFKVEEEFNVVSGSSPPVINGYNFLDSDGKVVSRDSLKVGNIYKLVFYAYDPDGDPISYRSANPYCSFEVNEKGVATCSFPSSGDYELSFVIDDRNGNSVEERINVHVSDGETLQIVSLNLEPDIFQSGDTLRVRALVYAPQLERVYATLLEGERVLIPSQDCGKTAEGYFECLLEGALNFGEGEHLLTVKVEGGSSVTSGTVSLFAGISNLPPKFLLPLPPRLELEAGVPFKFKVRALDPDGDKLSYTWLINGEKVFSGDNDFYYTFDSSGVYKVGVVVSDGKDVIYSSSEVTVVNLDAGRQMVVHLGAEGIYATLYSDDYSYVDTKVSGEFGAVYFGKLPTSGLNLAVTIPPEVIVPKGVAFEYLVATVAKEKCPAGECEDVLDKAFSWIASRRIPKDELGSWRLKITDENLDGFVDEEEVYRSFGRLYDQDKDGKVSYKELTGKVRVKTFVLRNVEGKQYFLNDFVDSFWKEMMPVSLGGFRRVQVVVENTPSEASLKVIGAEGSCVSEGEKVLCDLSVPLQDNGFFSFILFDESSKKAYTVRDLDTSSFILDYGEFVPPKSFGVVGLDAGEKVEVFASYSENVYSLLSTEVDGTYQVSQHRLGSGYFANFSLTRPKEDGVKVEMVNNYFLGDSLPDYLKVEQLRGELLEVDISYHPNDREAVLEGVDISSVNAFSASETCTFGDYSFELSMEGELEGASFPLPQMEKVVPPAVYSYISEACNNVNSSHYVELTVKKSEKDGFESALYLKKVLQ